One part of the Fibrobacter sp. UWR4 genome encodes these proteins:
- a CDS encoding IMP cyclohydrolase, translated as MAKEPKELKLKFVDPQPMRYGENSHQAAVFYRDPTCTEASLATAKQLHGKELSYNNIVDADAALEMAREFAGENAVVIVKHMNPCGLATGKTLRTAMEAAWEGDPVSAFGSVIAVTKKVDLKTAEFLKGKFVEILLAPAFEADALEFLKNKSKDIRLLEVGEIKKATKMKVYKHVIGGMLVQDRDVDVYEKFECVTKKKFAKNKEALARFTWIVTKHTKSNAIVMGYEYARGYFQVLGLGPGQPNRIDSNLRLCQPRVRDNVARMKAAQKFFNEKGKCIDKAGLKALEAKVFSEVVMGSDAFFPFPDNVEAAAAAGVQYIVQPGGSKKDDLSIEACNKLGVAMVFTGMRHFRH; from the coding sequence ATGGCTAAAGAACCGAAAGAACTGAAACTCAAGTTCGTTGACCCGCAGCCCATGCGCTACGGTGAAAACTCTCACCAGGCAGCTGTTTTCTACCGCGACCCCACTTGCACCGAAGCAAGCCTCGCTACCGCAAAGCAGCTCCACGGCAAGGAACTCTCCTACAACAACATTGTTGACGCCGACGCAGCTCTCGAAATGGCTCGCGAATTCGCTGGTGAAAATGCAGTTGTCATCGTGAAGCACATGAACCCCTGTGGCCTCGCTACCGGTAAGACCCTCCGCACTGCCATGGAAGCAGCATGGGAAGGTGACCCGGTGTCCGCTTTCGGTTCTGTTATCGCAGTAACCAAGAAGGTCGACCTGAAGACTGCAGAATTCCTGAAGGGCAAGTTCGTTGAAATCCTTCTTGCTCCGGCTTTCGAAGCCGACGCTCTTGAATTCCTCAAGAACAAGTCCAAGGACATTCGTCTCCTTGAAGTTGGCGAAATCAAGAAGGCCACCAAGATGAAGGTCTACAAGCACGTGATCGGCGGTATGCTGGTTCAGGACCGCGACGTTGACGTTTACGAAAAGTTCGAATGCGTCACCAAGAAGAAGTTTGCAAAGAACAAGGAAGCCCTCGCCCGCTTCACCTGGATCGTCACCAAGCACACCAAGTCTAACGCCATCGTCATGGGTTACGAATACGCCCGCGGCTACTTCCAGGTTCTGGGTCTCGGCCCCGGCCAGCCCAACCGCATCGACAGTAACCTCCGTCTCTGCCAGCCCCGCGTTCGCGACAACGTCGCCCGCATGAAGGCAGCCCAGAAGTTCTTCAACGAAAAGGGCAAGTGCATCGACAAGGCTGGCCTCAAGGCTCTCGAAGCTAAGGTGTTCAGCGAAGTCGTTATGGGTTCCGACGCATTCTTCCCGTTCCCGGACAACGTGGAAGCCGCAGCTGCTGCAGGCGTGCAGTACATCGTGCAGCCGGGTGGCTCCAAGAAGGACGACCTTTCCATTGAAGCTTGCAACAAGCTTGGCGTGGCAATGGTCTTCACTGGAATGCGTCACTTCCGCCACTAA
- the trmFO gene encoding methylenetetrahydrofolate--tRNA-(uracil(54)-C(5))-methyltransferase (FADH(2)-oxidizing) TrmFO, whose translation MTQNVSAQKVRVIGGGLAGCEAALQLASRGFDVHLYEMRPVKPTPAHRDGHLAQLVCSNSFKALGVTSAHGLLKQELRMLGSFLMECAAEAAVPAGDSLTVNRDIFSDLVEARINACPNITLHREEVTSLAGDCPTLVAAGPLASDTLADDIFKRLGSDRLHFYDAIAPVVETDSIDFDHAFYMNRWEKGETADFINCPLDRETYEKFVAALVDAESVEPRPYEKHELFEGCLPVEELARRGYETLRHGPMRPIGLGLGNNGKLWYAVIQLRAENKQKTLYNMVGFQTRLKWGTQKEIFTMVPALKNANFARLGCMHRNTFIDSPKFLDKTLRLRPDLECAKDIPPTWFAGQITGSEGYTEAVATGWYSAWNMAQTLLHGHADPLPDESCIGALMNRLVEENEDFQPMNFNFGLLPHHEGLKKKNKKEILGAAAERAVRQWIAERTIGNARFVNPQADENCEG comes from the coding sequence ATGACTCAAAATGTTTCTGCACAGAAAGTTCGTGTAATTGGTGGCGGTCTCGCCGGTTGTGAAGCCGCACTGCAGTTGGCAAGCCGCGGTTTCGATGTTCATCTTTATGAAATGCGCCCGGTAAAGCCTACCCCCGCCCATCGTGATGGTCATTTGGCCCAGCTGGTCTGTTCCAACAGTTTCAAGGCTCTTGGGGTCACAAGCGCACACGGACTTCTGAAGCAGGAACTGAGAATGCTGGGAAGCTTCCTCATGGAATGCGCCGCCGAAGCCGCCGTGCCTGCGGGCGATTCCCTCACGGTGAATCGCGACATCTTCAGCGACCTTGTCGAGGCCCGCATCAACGCCTGCCCCAACATTACGCTGCACCGCGAAGAAGTTACCAGTCTCGCCGGAGACTGCCCCACGCTGGTTGCCGCAGGTCCTTTGGCCAGCGACACTTTGGCCGACGACATCTTTAAGCGCCTGGGCAGTGACCGCCTGCATTTCTACGACGCCATCGCTCCCGTAGTGGAAACGGATTCCATCGACTTTGACCACGCCTTCTATATGAACCGCTGGGAAAAGGGCGAAACAGCAGACTTTATCAACTGTCCCCTGGACCGGGAAACTTACGAGAAGTTCGTGGCCGCCCTGGTGGACGCAGAATCCGTGGAGCCCCGCCCCTACGAAAAGCATGAGCTGTTCGAAGGCTGCCTCCCGGTAGAAGAACTGGCCCGCCGCGGTTACGAAACTTTGCGTCACGGCCCCATGCGCCCCATCGGTCTGGGCCTTGGCAATAACGGCAAGCTTTGGTACGCCGTGATCCAGCTTCGCGCCGAAAACAAGCAGAAGACTTTGTACAACATGGTGGGTTTCCAGACCCGCCTCAAGTGGGGAACCCAGAAGGAAATCTTCACCATGGTACCGGCTCTGAAGAATGCCAACTTCGCACGCCTGGGCTGCATGCACCGCAACACCTTTATCGATTCCCCCAAATTCCTGGACAAGACTTTGCGCCTGCGCCCGGATCTGGAATGCGCCAAGGACATTCCGCCCACATGGTTTGCAGGCCAGATTACCGGTTCCGAAGGCTACACCGAAGCGGTGGCCACCGGCTGGTATTCCGCTTGGAATATGGCCCAGACTCTTTTGCACGGCCATGCCGACCCGCTGCCGGATGAAAGTTGCATCGGCGCCTTGATGAACCGCCTGGTGGAAGAAAACGAAGACTTCCAGCCCATGAATTTCAACTTCGGCCTCCTCCCCCATCACGAAGGCCTGAAAAAAAAGAACAAGAAGGAAATTCTTGGAGCCGCAGCAGAACGCGCCGTTCGCCAGTGGATCGCAGAACGAACCATCGGGAACGCCCGCTTCGTTAATCCGCAGGCAGACGAAAACTGCGAAGGTTAA
- a CDS encoding PIN domain-containing protein, which produces MRIFVDTNVLIDWILNRSEFHLDAERLMSAIVNGVVDGYVSSHSLTDLFYITRKNLTLEKRRILTLFVLANMKVIPESQVMFDNVLNQTPFQDLEDGLQQQCASVSNLDFVVTQNLKDFQNTKVKAISIKDALRLLN; this is translated from the coding sequence ATGAGAATCTTTGTTGATACGAATGTTTTGATAGATTGGATTTTAAATAGAAGTGAATTTCATTTAGATGCAGAGCGCTTGATGTCTGCTATAGTGAATGGTGTTGTTGATGGATATGTTTCGTCGCATTCGCTAACAGATCTGTTTTATATAACGCGAAAAAACTTGACGTTAGAAAAACGAAGAATTCTAACGTTGTTTGTACTAGCAAATATGAAAGTTATTCCTGAAAGCCAGGTGATGTTTGATAACGTGTTGAATCAAACCCCTTTTCAGGATCTAGAAGATGGTTTACAGCAGCAATGCGCTTCTGTATCAAATCTTGATTTCGTTGTGACTCAGAACCTTAAGGATTTTCAAAACACCAAGGTCAAGGCTATTTCAATAAAAGATGCTTTACGCTTATTGAATTAA
- a CDS encoding alpha-hydroxy-acid oxidizing protein: MTYQEVLENAKKNIGPNCKVCPVCNGLACGNTMPGPGSKAPGNGANDNFKAWRNIKLNVDTFVPNTPIDTSTELLGLKLSLPLITAPIGSIAMQFNPTDDVADFNEKCMAACESRGIFHAYGNGRDQRVWDRAIESGKAHGNCGIPVFNPGTNEGIESLMDLYKDCLPQAMCVVVDSAGLPHLKTFNGKGGGTKTVEDLRELKAYAKVPFIVKGIMSARTALKAVEAGADAIIVSNHGGRVLSDTPATAEVLPEIVAAVKGTAGSAGAAPKTKILVDGGIRSGLDVFKALAMGADACLICRPVLISYYGGGQEGIEIYLDKIKAELEDTMYMCGARKISDINRSMIRF; encoded by the coding sequence ATGACTTATCAAGAAGTTCTTGAAAACGCAAAGAAGAACATTGGCCCCAACTGCAAAGTTTGCCCCGTCTGTAACGGCCTTGCCTGCGGCAACACCATGCCGGGCCCCGGTTCCAAGGCTCCGGGCAACGGTGCCAATGACAATTTCAAGGCTTGGCGCAACATCAAGCTGAATGTGGATACTTTCGTTCCCAACACTCCCATTGATACTAGCACTGAGCTGCTGGGCCTCAAGCTAAGTTTGCCTCTCATTACCGCTCCCATCGGGTCTATCGCCATGCAGTTTAACCCCACCGACGACGTGGCGGATTTTAATGAAAAGTGCATGGCCGCCTGTGAATCCCGCGGAATTTTCCACGCCTACGGCAATGGCCGCGACCAGCGAGTCTGGGACCGCGCCATCGAATCGGGCAAGGCACACGGCAACTGCGGCATTCCTGTTTTTAATCCCGGCACCAACGAAGGCATTGAGAGCCTGATGGACTTGTACAAGGATTGCTTGCCGCAGGCCATGTGTGTGGTGGTGGATAGCGCTGGCCTTCCGCATCTCAAGACTTTCAACGGCAAGGGTGGCGGTACCAAGACCGTCGAAGACCTGCGCGAACTGAAGGCTTATGCAAAAGTGCCCTTCATTGTCAAAGGCATCATGAGCGCCCGCACCGCCCTCAAGGCTGTTGAAGCCGGTGCCGACGCCATCATCGTTTCCAATCACGGTGGCCGCGTTCTCTCCGACACTCCCGCTACCGCAGAAGTGCTTCCGGAAATTGTTGCAGCCGTCAAGGGTACCGCTGGTTCCGCGGGGGCGGCTCCGAAAACCAAGATTCTCGTGGATGGCGGCATCCGTTCCGGCCTGGATGTGTTCAAGGCCCTGGCCATGGGCGCAGACGCTTGCCTCATTTGCCGTCCCGTCTTGATTTCTTATTACGGTGGCGGTCAGGAAGGCATCGAAATCTACCTGGATAAAATCAAGGCCGAACTTGAAGATACCATGTACATGTGCGGTGCCCGAAAGATTTCGGACATTAATCGTTCGATGATTCGTTTTTAG
- a CDS encoding c-type cytochrome, with protein MLKVLRLIGLALLLPGLGALGLSIYEGPESWYTDGRTFWGTPIALFVFWIGLAHAGTLLSAIFLALKVRLDRRTAMLAELSTLCSLCLAMTFPLIHLGVLENFYMVAPFMDGRGIFPNAGSPLVWDFCCIAVYGILSVLFFQNHLSSQKKPALEKIRKPLAWLLLPLVLWVHSVVSLDFATTFVPSWQGAFFPVYFVVGAIYSGLALVNALLCAEGFRVRMLERLMMVSSWIICIIWLWDFLAKDEFFAWTFVCAGVLPQLYWVAFVRDTRRGRLAVSLSILTGLFLERLYLVSPSFENVGAHLGWVDYGLISFSIGLFMLLFYGLRHYVGRFMEDYNTYFGEMDGSEMEADVSRTESANHVKEGYILPFSSTEFRVLRLPVLFGVLLTILFCIWCLSLPDSNLELVNLLPLTYPMIALVAGLSIWMEVSFELRVGSWKKLLMVAIGALLLGGVVGIFYAGIPTKPSEEKVSAVRIQDSFMQGSVTRESSALLWNSRCSSCHGTDGRLNEKFVREFYPVPTALTLDRLDSLGEDSLYQVVAKGRANMNPYGDRLTEDEIRGLVQYMRSLAKEVSE; from the coding sequence ATGCTGAAGGTTCTAAGACTGATCGGTTTGGCGCTGCTCCTGCCTGGCCTTGGTGCCTTGGGACTTTCCATTTACGAAGGTCCTGAAAGCTGGTATACGGATGGCCGTACCTTCTGGGGAACCCCCATTGCGCTTTTTGTTTTCTGGATTGGACTTGCCCATGCAGGAACTTTGCTTTCGGCCATTTTCCTTGCACTGAAGGTCCGCCTGGATCGACGCACGGCAATGCTTGCGGAACTTTCCACCTTATGCAGCCTTTGCCTTGCCATGACGTTCCCCTTGATTCATCTGGGGGTTCTTGAAAACTTCTACATGGTGGCTCCCTTTATGGATGGGCGAGGGATATTCCCCAATGCAGGTTCCCCGCTGGTATGGGATTTCTGCTGCATCGCTGTTTACGGCATTCTCTCGGTGCTCTTCTTCCAGAATCATCTTTCTTCCCAGAAAAAGCCCGCATTGGAAAAAATCCGTAAGCCTCTGGCCTGGTTGTTGCTGCCTCTGGTCTTGTGGGTTCATTCTGTTGTAAGCCTGGATTTTGCGACCACCTTCGTTCCTTCCTGGCAGGGGGCTTTCTTCCCTGTGTACTTTGTGGTGGGGGCAATCTATTCGGGACTTGCCCTGGTAAATGCGCTCCTGTGTGCAGAGGGTTTCCGTGTTCGCATGCTGGAACGTTTGATGATGGTTTCCTCCTGGATCATCTGCATTATCTGGCTTTGGGACTTCCTGGCGAAAGATGAGTTCTTTGCTTGGACTTTTGTCTGTGCGGGAGTGCTTCCTCAACTTTATTGGGTTGCCTTTGTTCGTGATACTCGTCGTGGTCGCCTGGCGGTCAGTCTCTCCATTTTGACGGGACTTTTCCTGGAGCGCCTTTATCTTGTTTCGCCTTCATTTGAAAATGTGGGTGCGCATCTTGGGTGGGTGGATTACGGCCTCATTTCCTTCTCCATCGGACTCTTCATGTTGCTGTTCTATGGGCTGCGCCATTATGTAGGGCGGTTCATGGAAGATTACAACACCTATTTTGGTGAAATGGATGGAAGTGAAATGGAAGCGGATGTGTCCCGTACGGAATCTGCAAATCATGTGAAGGAAGGCTATATTCTGCCGTTCTCATCGACTGAATTCCGGGTCCTTCGCTTGCCTGTTCTCTTTGGAGTTCTTTTGACTATCCTGTTCTGTATTTGGTGCTTGAGTCTTCCCGATAGCAACTTGGAACTGGTAAATTTGTTGCCTTTGACTTATCCCATGATTGCCCTGGTTGCAGGACTCTCTATTTGGATGGAAGTGTCTTTTGAACTTCGGGTTGGTTCCTGGAAGAAACTTCTTATGGTTGCAATCGGTGCCCTTCTTTTGGGTGGCGTCGTCGGGATCTTCTATGCTGGTATTCCAACAAAACCTTCGGAAGAGAAAGTTTCTGCGGTAAGGATTCAAGACTCCTTTATGCAGGGAAGTGTCACTCGGGAATCTTCCGCACTTCTATGGAATTCCCGCTGTTCCTCCTGCCATGGAACCGACGGTAGGCTGAATGAAAAGTTCGTCCGTGAGTTCTATCCGGTGCCTACTGCTTTGACTTTGGATCGTCTTGATTCTTTAGGAGAAGACTCTCTCTATCAGGTTGTTGCCAAGGGCCGTGCCAATATGAATCCTTACGGAGATCGTCTCACGGAAGATGAAATCCGAGGGCTAGTCCAGTATATGCGAAGCCTGGCGAAGGAGGTCTCGGAATGA
- a CDS encoding 4Fe-4S dicluster domain-containing protein: MNRRDFIKSCSLMAVAGLLFGCRKNALSELSDVLSGSPDVKKFEDEVRLAMSMSRKDLDLVPVPFPKELPVRGKMGRNRFGMVIDLNACDGCGKCILACNKENNVPLVPDEDAARGRFMHWIEMRGNAPFMCAHCGNAPCEKVCPTGAASHSEDGLSTMMYKRCTGSRFCGANCPVQARKFNFHDSKALGLSRVFNSKVPTRDKGVMEKCSLCLHRLQDDRLRFKTEQAVSLKAEEWRGRGVKTACAEACPKKAIIFGNWLDKESPLVKAVAGRTLYAPKSLAGFDPSVLFIMERR, from the coding sequence ATGAATCGTCGTGATTTCATCAAGTCCTGTTCCCTGATGGCCGTAGCCGGTCTTCTTTTCGGTTGCCGCAAGAATGCATTGTCCGAATTGTCGGATGTATTAAGTGGCTCGCCGGATGTGAAAAAATTTGAAGATGAAGTCCGTCTGGCAATGTCCATGAGCCGTAAGGATCTGGATTTGGTTCCGGTGCCCTTCCCTAAGGAACTACCCGTGAGGGGGAAGATGGGCAGGAATCGTTTTGGCATGGTCATTGACTTGAACGCCTGCGATGGATGCGGCAAGTGTATCCTTGCCTGCAATAAGGAAAACAACGTCCCCCTGGTTCCCGATGAGGATGCTGCCCGGGGTCGATTTATGCACTGGATCGAAATGCGGGGGAACGCTCCTTTCATGTGTGCCCACTGCGGGAACGCGCCCTGCGAAAAAGTTTGCCCTACGGGGGCTGCAAGCCATAGTGAAGATGGTCTCAGCACCATGATGTACAAGCGTTGTACGGGGTCCAGATTTTGCGGTGCAAACTGTCCCGTGCAGGCTCGAAAGTTTAACTTCCACGACAGTAAGGCTTTGGGATTGAGTAGAGTTTTCAATTCCAAGGTTCCCACCCGTGACAAGGGCGTCATGGAAAAGTGTTCCCTCTGTCTCCACCGCCTACAGGATGACCGCCTGCGTTTCAAGACGGAACAGGCCGTTTCCCTGAAGGCAGAGGAATGGCGAGGTCGTGGGGTAAAAACCGCCTGTGCAGAAGCTTGCCCCAAGAAGGCGATTATATTCGGGAACTGGCTGGATAAGGAATCTCCCTTGGTCAAGGCAGTTGCTGGCCGTACCCTTTATGCGCCCAAGAGTCTTGCTGGCTTTGATCCTTCCGTTCTTTTCATTATGGAGCGTCGTTAA
- a CDS encoding cytochrome c3 family protein: MKFLVALFSLVFAFFLADFLVGRGAEPFRAGLSNSGGSISAGVPFDHSLHGDSIGLDCASCHSGSRSQAKAYFPSKKDCMDCHRLPLTENPGIETLDSALARAPEKPWSRKSNLPDHVVFHHGVHAAAGVNCSSCHGDVSKNIYGGEKFDMKTCLQCHRGETNADMGYKPASTNCASCHR, translated from the coding sequence GTGAAATTTCTTGTGGCGCTTTTCTCCCTGGTGTTTGCTTTTTTCCTGGCGGACTTTTTGGTGGGACGTGGGGCGGAACCTTTCCGTGCGGGTCTTTCTAATTCGGGCGGAAGTATTTCTGCGGGTGTCCCTTTCGACCATTCTCTCCATGGGGATTCTATCGGTCTGGATTGCGCGTCCTGCCATTCGGGAAGTCGTTCCCAGGCGAAAGCTTATTTTCCATCCAAGAAGGATTGCATGGATTGCCATCGTCTTCCTCTGACGGAAAATCCGGGAATTGAAACCTTGGATTCTGCATTGGCACGGGCTCCAGAAAAGCCTTGGTCCAGAAAATCCAATTTGCCGGACCATGTGGTGTTCCATCATGGGGTCCATGCCGCCGCCGGGGTAAATTGTTCGAGTTGCCATGGGGATGTTTCTAAAAACATCTATGGCGGTGAAAAGTTCGATATGAAGACCTGCCTTCAGTGTCATCGTGGCGAAACGAACGCAGATATGGGTTACAAGCCGGCGTCAACGAATTGCGCCTCCTGCCATCGCTAG
- a CDS encoding c-type cytochrome: protein MALASALFALDIFTLPAVTPELKTDAQEFFQNECKGCHRWARKFAAPPMRDNVQQYVDHPEEMVKYLMHPTPKHPDEWPAMDITPLTETQARMMTAWLLFILQNPEDPGRPK, encoded by the coding sequence ATGGCGTTGGCCAGTGCGTTGTTTGCGCTGGACATTTTTACGCTTCCTGCCGTTACTCCGGAACTGAAAACGGATGCCCAGGAATTTTTCCAGAATGAATGTAAGGGTTGCCATCGTTGGGCCCGAAAGTTTGCTGCTCCTCCCATGAGGGACAATGTCCAGCAGTATGTGGACCATCCGGAGGAAATGGTCAAGTACTTGATGCATCCGACGCCGAAGCATCCCGATGAATGGCCTGCCATGGATATTACTCCCCTGACGGAAACCCAGGCCAGGATGATGACGGCCTGGCTGCTTTTCATTCTTCAAAATCCAGAGGATCCGGGGAGGCCCAAGTGA
- a CDS encoding manganese efflux pump: protein MGIIEIIIIAIVEAMDCFAVAIATGLSKSDIPYSRAMLQSVSFGVFQGGMTLLGYFLGNFAEQWFESIGTPIACAILCILGGRMIWGAVRGGDEEAAKTSTRNLSIANILLMSVATSIDAFAVGISFAFINADMVTATSAIAIASFVMGVIGYEIGRRAAKQFKTKIPEIIAGIILIGIGIKMFF, encoded by the coding sequence ATGGGAATTATTGAAATCATCATTATCGCCATCGTAGAAGCAATGGACTGTTTCGCCGTGGCAATTGCAACAGGTCTTAGCAAGTCCGACATTCCCTACTCCAGGGCAATGCTTCAATCGGTGTCCTTTGGCGTTTTCCAAGGCGGAATGACATTGCTTGGATATTTTCTTGGAAACTTTGCAGAACAGTGGTTCGAGTCCATCGGCACCCCCATCGCCTGCGCCATCCTCTGCATTTTGGGCGGCCGCATGATCTGGGGAGCCGTCCGTGGAGGCGATGAAGAAGCTGCAAAAACCAGCACCAGGAACCTTTCCATCGCAAACATCCTTTTGATGTCCGTCGCCACAAGCATTGACGCCTTTGCCGTAGGAATTTCCTTCGCATTCATCAATGCAGACATGGTGACCGCCACTTCCGCCATCGCAATCGCAAGCTTTGTCATGGGCGTCATCGGTTACGAAATCGGTCGTCGCGCCGCAAAACAGTTCAAGACGAAAATTCCCGAAATCATTGCAGGAATCATTCTGATTGGCATTGGGATCAAGATGTTCTTTTAG
- the ligA gene encoding NAD-dependent DNA ligase LigA: MDQKEFDRTRYFELKKQLEEASRLYYKDGISPMSDQDFDFGLKEMEALEKKYPELGGSNSLTKRVGSDLTNDFAKVTHAVPMLSISNVYSAEEMQEFVDAAEKGLEEIGIAADASSKWICERKIDGVSLSIVYENGRLKQAVTRGDGAQGDDVTLNALTISDIPEYFDAKKLKIDPSEIPQGTFEVRGEVYMEREAFERLNEQLILEGKKIFQNCRNTVSGSLKLKSVNECKTRPMRFFAYHIPQSSNQTHQQNLEQLKKLGFNTNQFWTADTVDEIMKISEKIGADRDNLPFDIDGMVVKLNNLEQQRALGTTSKSPRWAIAYKFKAERAYTPLLSVEFQVGRTGAVTPVANLAPVRLAGTTVKRATLHNFDEVARLDLHFGDTVGVEKGGEIIPKITDVKKELRPIGAEPVRAPEVCPECGTPLTHVDGEVILRCENLHCKAQVQCLFEHFVSREAMNIENLGPSLIASLIATDKIKRIPDLYRLTMEDLESQERMAKKSAKNVFDAIQASKERSLENLLHGLGIRFVGRTSARNLAKHFRTLEAVRTAPIEELLKVQDAGLVIANSVYDFFHTEMYTNEVDELVALGCPTEFKGVVKTLFAGQTAVITGTLPSMDRDEARKLIEENGGKVSGSVSKKTSWVLAGEAAGSKLTKANELGVPVHDEAWLLQQIAESEDVILEGATRPIGSKDEPIQTSLF; encoded by the coding sequence ATGGACCAGAAAGAATTTGACCGCACCCGATATTTTGAATTAAAAAAACAGCTGGAAGAAGCCAGCCGCCTTTACTATAAGGACGGCATCTCCCCCATGAGCGACCAGGATTTCGACTTTGGACTCAAGGAGATGGAAGCCCTGGAAAAGAAGTATCCGGAACTGGGCGGTTCGAATTCCTTAACCAAGAGAGTGGGTAGTGACCTTACCAACGATTTCGCCAAGGTGACCCATGCGGTTCCTATGCTCAGCATTTCCAACGTGTACAGCGCGGAAGAAATGCAAGAATTTGTAGACGCAGCAGAAAAAGGTCTGGAAGAAATCGGCATTGCCGCTGATGCATCCTCCAAATGGATTTGCGAACGCAAGATCGACGGCGTGAGCCTCAGCATCGTGTACGAAAACGGTCGCCTGAAGCAGGCGGTGACCCGCGGCGACGGCGCCCAGGGCGACGACGTCACCTTAAACGCCCTGACAATCAGCGACATTCCTGAATACTTTGACGCAAAGAAGCTGAAGATCGACCCCTCGGAAATTCCCCAGGGCACTTTCGAAGTCCGCGGTGAAGTCTACATGGAGCGGGAGGCCTTTGAACGTCTTAACGAGCAGTTGATTCTTGAAGGCAAGAAGATTTTCCAGAACTGCCGAAACACGGTTTCCGGCTCCCTCAAGCTGAAGAGCGTAAACGAATGCAAGACCCGCCCCATGCGCTTCTTTGCATACCACATTCCCCAGAGTTCCAACCAGACTCATCAGCAGAACTTGGAACAGCTGAAAAAGCTGGGTTTCAACACCAACCAGTTCTGGACCGCCGATACAGTTGATGAAATCATGAAGATTTCCGAGAAGATCGGTGCGGACCGCGACAACCTGCCTTTCGACATCGACGGCATGGTGGTGAAGCTGAACAACTTGGAACAGCAGCGTGCCCTGGGCACCACCAGCAAGAGCCCCCGCTGGGCTATCGCCTACAAGTTCAAGGCGGAGCGCGCCTACACGCCCCTGCTCTCCGTGGAATTCCAGGTGGGCCGCACCGGTGCCGTGACGCCGGTAGCGAACCTTGCACCCGTGCGCCTTGCAGGTACCACGGTAAAGCGCGCCACCCTCCACAACTTCGATGAAGTGGCACGCCTTGATTTGCATTTCGGCGATACAGTTGGCGTTGAGAAGGGTGGCGAAATCATCCCGAAGATTACCGACGTCAAGAAGGAATTGCGCCCCATCGGGGCTGAACCTGTACGCGCCCCGGAAGTGTGCCCCGAATGCGGCACTCCCCTCACCCATGTGGATGGCGAAGTCATTTTACGTTGCGAAAATCTCCACTGCAAGGCCCAGGTGCAATGCCTCTTCGAACACTTCGTCAGCCGCGAGGCCATGAACATTGAAAATCTGGGCCCCAGCCTCATTGCAAGCCTCATCGCCACAGACAAAATCAAGCGTATTCCAGACTTGTACCGCCTCACTATGGAAGACCTGGAATCCCAGGAACGCATGGCGAAGAAAAGCGCCAAGAATGTCTTTGACGCTATCCAGGCCAGCAAGGAACGCAGCCTGGAGAATCTGCTCCACGGTTTAGGAATCCGCTTTGTAGGCCGTACCAGCGCCCGCAACCTGGCAAAACATTTCCGTACTTTGGAAGCAGTCCGTACAGCCCCCATCGAGGAACTCCTAAAAGTTCAGGATGCAGGTCTTGTCATCGCAAATTCCGTATACGATTTCTTCCATACGGAAATGTACACCAATGAGGTGGATGAGTTGGTTGCCCTCGGGTGCCCTACGGAATTCAAGGGCGTCGTAAAAACGCTTTTCGCAGGCCAAACCGCTGTCATCACCGGGACGTTACCGTCCATGGACCGCGACGAGGCCCGCAAGCTCATCGAAGAAAACGGCGGCAAGGTCAGCGGGTCTGTCAGCAAGAAGACCAGCTGGGTGCTGGCCGGTGAAGCCGCAGGCAGCAAGCTGACCAAGGCAAATGAGTTGGGCGTTCCCGTCCACGACGAGGCATGGCTTCTGCAACAGATTGCGGAATCTGAAGACGTCATCCTGGAGGGAGCAACGCGACCGATAGGATCCAAAGACGAACCTATCCAAACGAGCCTGTTCTAG